A portion of the bacterium genome contains these proteins:
- a CDS encoding DUF3427 domain-containing protein, translating into MPARNAHWSGNGESRSSTNSVLPRCRAASCSGSAIRLPNPPSPCGSTRRWSCSSCCAGSRTPTSSPRRARRRRAARRRSAGSSRGGGSESRARRTLSGAIHARRLHAEPPNPPTPSGRSAPGAARPWSAALRPYVGRLFVRTPAYFATPARLESRASLPSAPRRAIRTPVPPPLARGLYERLVTTSLDALLRTLGDHVDRAALDPADAHRVLARHLAATLSAVLRDVPGDGRVRLEAQIALANAVVDALRARLGADPWLDGERVADTADELRAVVVRDGVTAPAAPERPGVPLAVSGLLVNGRGEHRIGHEIQRELASADAVDLVCAFVRWYGLRLLEPQLRRLLDAGRRLRVLTTVYTGSTEARALDALAEWGAEVKVSYDVSRTRLHAKAWLFHRDSGYSTAYIGSSNLSASALLDGLEWNVRLSAIETPHVLDHFSGTFEAYWNDPEFEPYGPAQHERFARAVARTAPDPDTPLAGLDIQPYPFQRLILDALAAERTLHDRWRNLVVAATGTGKTVIAALDYRRVRAELAPARLLFVAHRREILRQSRAVFREVLRDQTFGELWVDGERPTEGRHVFASIQTLAKADLAALAPDAFDVVIVDEVHHAEATTYTTLLGHLTPRLLLGLTATPERADGGDVRRFFGGRIAAELRLWAALEQQILAPFQYFGLYDGTDLSAVKWSRGGYEPAALDNVYVLGRESARRRVGIIVEALRRKVPDVAAMRALGFCVSVRHAAFIAAELTAFGIPALAITGDTDRDTRARALQQLRDREVNVLFTVDLFNEGIDVPEVDTLLLLRPTESATVFLQQLGRGLRRAEGKVCCTVLDFIGRPSRQFRFDVRYRALAGGSPREVKRKVDEGFPVLPPGCAIDLDREAAALVLENVRDSIGMSRRRLVEALRDCGSDASLVEFLAWSGLEPGDLYRKLGSRWLGWTALRREAGMVAEAPSEWEAALAIGVARLVHLDDDVRLAAARRLFATLAPSGDRIDTMLHFLLWGGAGAQIDVAEGLRRVAASAPVLDEIRQLLPLVEDRTDHLTWPLELDVPLRTHAAYTLDEILAALDRHRPGQRYARHQAGVLFDSALDADVFFVTTNKSERDYSPTTMYRDYAISPDLFHWESQSTTAAASAAGQRYRHHRTRGSHVLLFVRRDRTDERGLAAPYRCLGLADYVRHEGERPMAITWRLRRPMPAAFYLDARLAAA; encoded by the coding sequence ATGCCCGCCAGGAACGCCCACTGGTCCGGGAACGGCGAAAGCCGATCGTCGACGAACAGCGTGTTGCCCCGCTGCCGAGCCGCGAGCTGCAGCGGCAGCGCGATCAGGTTGCCGAATCCCCCGTCGCCGTGCGGCTCGACGCGGCGCTGGAGCTGTTCTTCATGCTGCGCCGGGTCGCGCACGCCGACCTCCTCACCGCGGCGGGCTCGGCGGCGGCGCGCGGCGCGAAGGCGAAGCGCGGGCTCGTCGCGGGGGGGCGGAAGCGAATCGCGGGCGAGGCGCACCCTCTCGGGGGCGATCCACGCGCGCAGGCTCCATGCCGAGCCGCCGAACCCACCCACACCGAGCGGTCGTAGCGCGCCCGGAGCTGCTCGTCCCTGGTCAGCAGCGCTTCGGCCGTACGTCGGGCGATTGTTCGTTCGTACGCCGGCGTACTTCGCCACGCCCGCACGCCTAGAAAGCCGCGCATCCTTGCCCTCCGCCCCGCGCCGCGCCATACGCACCCCGGTGCCCCCGCCCCTCGCCCGCGGCCTCTACGAGCGCCTCGTCACCACCTCCCTCGACGCCCTCCTCCGCACCCTCGGTGACCACGTCGACCGCGCGGCCCTCGACCCCGCCGACGCCCACCGGGTCCTCGCCCGCCACCTCGCCGCGACGTTGAGCGCCGTGCTGCGCGACGTCCCCGGCGACGGCCGCGTGCGCCTCGAGGCCCAGATCGCCCTCGCCAACGCCGTCGTGGACGCGCTACGCGCGCGCCTCGGCGCCGACCCATGGCTCGACGGCGAGCGCGTCGCCGACACCGCCGACGAGCTGCGCGCCGTAGTCGTCCGCGACGGCGTTACGGCGCCGGCGGCGCCCGAGCGTCCCGGCGTGCCGCTCGCCGTCTCGGGCCTGCTCGTGAACGGCCGCGGCGAGCACCGCATCGGCCACGAGATCCAGCGCGAGCTGGCCAGCGCCGATGCCGTCGACCTCGTCTGCGCCTTCGTGCGCTGGTACGGACTGCGCCTCCTCGAGCCGCAGCTCCGCCGCCTGCTCGACGCCGGACGCCGCCTGCGCGTCCTCACCACCGTCTACACCGGCTCGACCGAAGCCCGCGCCCTCGATGCACTCGCCGAGTGGGGCGCCGAGGTGAAGGTGTCGTACGACGTCTCGCGAACCCGGCTGCACGCCAAAGCCTGGCTGTTCCATCGCGACAGCGGCTACTCCACGGCATACATCGGCTCGTCGAACCTGTCGGCGTCGGCGCTGCTCGACGGGCTCGAGTGGAACGTGCGCCTTTCCGCCATCGAGACGCCGCACGTGCTCGACCATTTTTCCGGCACGTTCGAGGCGTACTGGAACGACCCCGAGTTCGAGCCGTACGGGCCTGCGCAGCACGAGCGTTTCGCCAGGGCCGTCGCACGCACGGCGCCCGATCCCGACACGCCGCTCGCCGGGCTCGACATCCAGCCCTATCCGTTTCAGCGCCTCATCCTGGACGCGCTCGCCGCCGAGCGCACGCTGCACGATCGCTGGAGGAACCTCGTCGTCGCCGCCACCGGCACCGGCAAGACCGTCATCGCGGCGCTCGACTACCGGCGAGTGCGCGCGGAGCTGGCACCGGCGCGCCTCCTCTTCGTCGCCCATCGCCGCGAGATCCTGCGGCAGAGCCGTGCTGTCTTCCGCGAGGTGCTGCGCGACCAGACCTTCGGCGAGCTGTGGGTGGACGGCGAGCGCCCCACCGAGGGCCGGCACGTCTTCGCATCGATCCAGACGCTGGCCAAGGCCGACCTCGCCGCCCTCGCGCCCGACGCCTTCGACGTCGTCATCGTCGACGAGGTGCACCATGCCGAGGCGACGACGTACACGACGCTCCTCGGACACCTGACGCCCCGCCTGCTCCTCGGCCTCACCGCCACCCCGGAGCGGGCCGACGGCGGCGACGTGCGACGCTTCTTCGGCGGTCGGATCGCCGCCGAGCTGCGCCTGTGGGCGGCGCTCGAGCAGCAGATACTCGCTCCCTTCCAGTACTTCGGCCTGTACGACGGCACCGACCTCTCGGCCGTGAAGTGGAGCCGCGGCGGCTACGAGCCGGCGGCGCTCGACAACGTCTACGTCCTCGGCCGCGAGAGCGCGCGCCGGCGGGTCGGCATCATCGTCGAGGCCCTCCGCCGCAAGGTGCCCGACGTCGCGGCCATGCGTGCGCTCGGGTTCTGCGTTAGCGTCCGCCACGCCGCGTTCATAGCCGCCGAGCTCACGGCGTTCGGCATCCCCGCCCTCGCCATCACCGGCGATACCGACCGCGACACCCGCGCCCGCGCCCTGCAGCAGCTGCGCGACCGGGAGGTGAACGTGCTCTTCACCGTCGACCTCTTCAACGAGGGCATCGACGTACCCGAGGTCGACACGCTCCTCCTGCTGCGCCCGACGGAGAGCGCCACCGTCTTCCTGCAGCAGCTCGGCCGCGGGCTGCGTCGCGCCGAGGGCAAGGTCTGCTGCACCGTCCTCGACTTCATTGGCCGCCCGAGCCGGCAGTTCCGCTTCGACGTCCGCTATCGCGCCCTCGCCGGCGGATCGCCGCGCGAGGTGAAGCGGAAGGTCGACGAGGGCTTTCCGGTGCTGCCGCCCGGCTGCGCCATCGATCTCGACCGCGAGGCGGCCGCGCTCGTGCTGGAGAACGTCCGCGACTCGATCGGCATGAGCCGCAGGCGGCTCGTCGAGGCCCTGCGCGACTGCGGCAGCGACGCTTCCCTCGTCGAGTTCCTCGCGTGGTCCGGCCTCGAGCCGGGCGACCTCTATCGCAAGCTCGGCAGCCGCTGGCTCGGATGGACGGCGCTGCGCCGCGAAGCGGGCATGGTCGCCGAGGCGCCGAGCGAGTGGGAGGCAGCGCTCGCCATCGGCGTCGCGCGCCTCGTCCACCTCGACGACGACGTGCGGCTCGCGGCAGCGCGGCGGCTGTTCGCGACCCTCGCCCCGAGCGGCGACCGCATCGACACGATGCTCCACTTCCTGCTCTGGGGCGGTGCCGGCGCCCAGATCGATGTGGCCGAGGGCCTGCGTCGCGTGGCGGCGTCGGCGCCGGTGCTCGACGAGATCCGCCAGCTCCTGCCGCTCGTCGAGGACCGCACCGACCACCTCACCTGGCCCCTCGAGCTGGACGTGCCGCTTCGCACCCACGCCGCCTACACGCTCGACGAGATCCTGGCCGCGCTCGACCGTCATCGGCCGGGCCAGCGCTACGCGCGCCACCAGGCCGGCGTGCTCTTCGACTCGGCGCTCGACGCCGACGTCTTCTTCGTCACCACCAACAAGTCGGAGCGCGACTACTCACCGACGACGATGTACCGCGACTATGCGATCTCCCCCGACCTCTTCCACTGGGAGTCGCAGAGCACGACCGCCGCCGCCTCGGCGGCGGGCCAGCGCTACCGGCACCACCGCACGCGCGGCTCGCACGTGCTGCTCTTCGTGCGTCGCGACCGCACGGACGAGCGCGGGCTCGCGGCGCCCTACCGGTGCCTCGGGCTCGCCGACTATGTGCGCCACGAGGGCGAGCGCCCGATGGCGATCACCTGGCGCCTTCGCCGTCCGATGCCGGCGGCGTTCTACCTGGACGCGCGGCTCGCGGCGGCGTGA
- a CDS encoding helix-turn-helix domain-containing protein, with protein MAKLSETRPDVARRFATFVEPAADGCARWIGMRVQGVPRFTYAGTVVPARKVALLLAGRRIPARAKFRTRCGDPLCVALEHVLVVTPAPKRPKAVKKILDPQTRALIRRMRQSGVKIREVAKACGCDRSTVSKIAGPLRRPAPEPVALRAIEGGKS; from the coding sequence ATGGCCAAGCTCTCGGAGACGCGCCCCGATGTCGCCCGGCGCTTTGCGACCTTCGTCGAGCCCGCCGCCGATGGCTGCGCGCGCTGGATCGGGATGCGCGTCCAGGGCGTCCCGCGCTTCACCTACGCCGGCACCGTCGTGCCCGCCCGCAAGGTGGCACTACTCCTTGCCGGCCGCCGCATCCCGGCACGGGCGAAGTTCCGCACGCGCTGCGGCGACCCCTTGTGCGTCGCCCTCGAGCACGTGCTGGTAGTCACGCCGGCTCCGAAGCGTCCGAAGGCCGTCAAGAAGATCCTGGACCCGCAGACGCGCGCGCTCATCCGGCGCATGCGCCAGTCCGGCGTGAAGATCCGCGAGGTCGCGAAGGCGTGCGGCTGCGACCGTTCCACCGTGAGCAAGATCGCCGGCCCGCTGCGCCGGCCCGCGCCCGAGCCGGTCGCCCTCCGTGCGATCGAGGGGGGCAAGTCGTGA
- a CDS encoding amidase gives MLIPALPADFSPLAPAVAEAKRPPRPKRPPRSRKFHLLETTIPEIHKALKNREITCVELVEMYLDRIDAYNGVCVDQPQGKLGFITAKPHAGQINALMTLNLRPANRAIWGFDQEKARSLTDLADNNQGMPDALETAAALDQYMAKTGKLWGPLHCVPMAIKDQFDTFDMRTTAGMIAGYANDRPPDDATFVLRLRQAGAIILAKANMGEMAAGQPRSSFGGVLCNPYATDRNPGHSSGGSATSVAANLVTCAIGEETGGSILHPTKNNNIYGLVPTQETISRDGMIDASMVTRLGPMCRTVEDTARVFDVIVGYDPKDELTAFSVGRLPEKPYYDYTNPKNLKGMRIGVLREYMDPSLWNQADVESIQIQSAAIKTLAATGATLVDPGEGGALLQDCINELAPFYRNSLFTAQFPAAFPAGANHINTLLDMWFDPSLVPSGMSARSIGGATTSGQGTYMLTRYLRERGDAAIQTITDLANKSQYYTDIRPQVNFGDRKAALLSDAGGTTMSLANYFENRFAYQVIVMQCMARMKLDAMVSSCGTVPPYVLGMPPEPTLNNRGSSAINTLGQQGLPMLGMPAGFTTYAYDRIFDASAPGGTRQIGPIPVKLPAAIMLIGRPFSEPTLFTIAAAYEKQNPGLRVPPPDFGPLPGEP, from the coding sequence ATGCTGATACCGGCCCTCCCGGCCGACTTCTCGCCCCTCGCTCCAGCCGTCGCCGAGGCCAAGCGCCCGCCGCGGCCGAAGCGCCCGCCGCGCAGCCGCAAGTTCCACCTCCTCGAGACCACGATCCCGGAGATCCACAAGGCCCTCAAGAACCGCGAGATCACCTGCGTCGAGCTGGTCGAGATGTACCTCGACCGCATCGACGCCTACAACGGCGTCTGCGTCGACCAGCCGCAGGGCAAGCTCGGCTTCATCACCGCCAAGCCGCACGCCGGGCAGATCAACGCGCTCATGACGCTGAACCTGCGTCCGGCCAACCGGGCCATCTGGGGCTTCGACCAGGAGAAGGCGCGCTCGCTCACCGACCTCGCCGACAACAACCAGGGCATGCCCGACGCGCTCGAGACCGCGGCGGCGCTCGATCAGTACATGGCGAAGACCGGCAAGCTGTGGGGGCCGCTCCACTGCGTGCCGATGGCCATCAAAGACCAGTTCGACACCTTCGACATGCGTACCACGGCAGGCATGATCGCCGGCTACGCCAACGACCGCCCGCCGGACGACGCCACCTTCGTGCTGCGCCTGCGCCAGGCCGGCGCGATCATCCTCGCCAAGGCGAACATGGGTGAGATGGCCGCGGGCCAGCCGCGCAGCTCGTTCGGCGGTGTGCTGTGCAACCCCTACGCGACCGACCGCAACCCCGGCCACTCGAGCGGCGGCTCCGCGACCTCGGTCGCCGCCAACCTCGTCACCTGCGCCATCGGCGAGGAGACCGGCGGCTCGATCCTCCACCCGACGAAGAACAACAACATCTACGGTCTCGTGCCCACGCAGGAAACGATCAGCCGTGACGGCATGATCGACGCCAGCATGGTGACGCGCCTCGGCCCGATGTGCCGCACCGTCGAGGACACCGCACGCGTGTTCGACGTCATCGTCGGCTACGATCCGAAGGACGAGCTGACGGCGTTCAGCGTCGGCCGCCTGCCCGAGAAGCCGTACTACGACTACACGAACCCGAAGAACCTGAAGGGCATGCGCATCGGCGTGCTGCGCGAGTACATGGACCCGTCGCTGTGGAACCAGGCCGACGTCGAGTCCATCCAGATCCAGAGCGCCGCCATCAAGACGCTCGCCGCCACCGGCGCGACCCTGGTCGATCCCGGCGAGGGCGGTGCCCTCCTCCAGGACTGCATCAACGAGCTGGCGCCGTTCTACCGCAACTCGCTCTTCACCGCGCAGTTCCCGGCCGCGTTCCCGGCCGGCGCGAACCACATCAATACGCTGCTCGACATGTGGTTCGACCCCTCGCTCGTGCCGTCGGGCATGAGCGCGCGCAGCATCGGCGGCGCGACCACGTCTGGCCAGGGCACCTACATGCTGACGCGCTATCTGCGCGAGCGCGGCGACGCCGCCATCCAGACCATCACCGACCTCGCGAACAAGTCGCAGTACTACACCGACATCCGCCCGCAGGTGAACTTCGGCGACCGCAAGGCCGCCCTTCTCTCCGATGCGGGCGGGACCACGATGAGCCTCGCCAACTATTTCGAAAACCGCTTCGCGTACCAGGTGATCGTCATGCAGTGCATGGCGCGCATGAAGCTCGACGCGATGGTATCGTCGTGCGGCACCGTGCCGCCCTACGTCCTCGGCATGCCGCCCGAGCCGACGCTCAACAACCGCGGCTCGTCGGCGATCAACACGCTCGGCCAGCAGGGCCTGCCGATGCTCGGCATGCCGGCGGGCTTCACCACCTACGCCTACGACCGCATCTTCGATGCCAGCGCTCCGGGTGGGACGAGGCAGATCGGCCCGATCCCGGTGAAGCTCCCGGCGGCGATCATGCTGATCGGCCGACCGTTCTCCGAGCCGACGCTGTTCACCATCGCGGCGGCCTACGAGAAGCAGAACCCCGGGCTGCGCGTGCCGCCCCCGGACTTCGGCCCGCTGCCCGGCGAGCCGTGA
- a CDS encoding L,D-transpeptidase — translation MSGAAGCSLFEGPPPPPPPPAVVQDPGPGYPHLVLKLGERRVYLVEEEGKQGESFPVAIGKHPYLTPVGKFRINEMVENPDWVVFDWKNPEKTLGRIPPGPKNPLGLRWIGFASAHGWEIGFHGTPRPELLGQAVSHGCVRMKNEDVVKVFSKVSIGTTVIVEP, via the coding sequence ATGTCGGGGGCTGCGGGCTGCTCGCTGTTCGAGGGTCCCCCTCCGCCGCCGCCCCCGCCCGCGGTCGTGCAGGATCCGGGGCCAGGCTATCCCCACCTCGTGCTGAAGCTGGGGGAGCGCCGGGTGTACCTGGTCGAGGAGGAGGGGAAGCAGGGGGAGTCGTTTCCGGTGGCAATCGGGAAACATCCGTATCTGACACCGGTCGGCAAGTTCCGCATAAACGAGATGGTGGAGAACCCGGACTGGGTCGTCTTCGATTGGAAGAACCCGGAGAAGACGCTCGGGCGCATCCCACCGGGGCCGAAGAACCCGCTCGGTCTGCGCTGGATCGGGTTCGCATCCGCACACGGCTGGGAGATCGGTTTCCACGGCACGCCACGGCCCGAGCTGCTCGGGCAGGCGGTGAGCCATGGATGCGTCCGGATGAAGAACGAAGACGTGGTGAAGGTCTTCAGCAAGGTCAGCATCGGCACGACGGTCATCGTCGAGCCCTAG
- a CDS encoding type II toxin-antitoxin system ParD family antitoxin: MNVSLTKELEQLVNDKVKSGLYLSASEVVREALRLLDERDRLKSLRIEELRRDIQEGLNSGPSAAFDAADLKRRVRNRVKSSRRQ; encoded by the coding sequence GTGAACGTATCCCTGACCAAGGAGCTGGAGCAGCTCGTCAACGACAAGGTGAAGAGCGGCTTGTACCTCTCCGCCAGCGAGGTGGTCCGCGAGGCACTACGCCTTCTCGACGAGCGCGATCGCCTCAAGAGCCTCCGGATCGAAGAGCTTCGCCGCGACATCCAGGAAGGGCTCAACAGCGGCCCCTCGGCGGCCTTCGACGCTGCCGACCTGAAGCGCCGCGTTCGCAACCGAGTGAAGTCCAGCAGGCGACAATGA
- a CDS encoding helix-turn-helix domain-containing protein, producing MTGEELRTIRHRLGLSQREFAPRVGLTANAVARIERGERGVSPMLAILVGFLAPKPRPRGRRR from the coding sequence ATGACTGGGGAGGAGCTGCGGACGATTCGCCACCGGCTCGGGCTCTCACAGCGGGAGTTCGCACCGCGCGTCGGCCTCACGGCGAACGCGGTGGCGCGCATCGAGCGCGGCGAGCGCGGTGTCTCGCCGATGCTGGCGATCCTCGTGGGCTTCCTCGCCCCCAAGCCGCGCCCGCGTGGGCGCCGGAGGTGA
- a CDS encoding type II toxin-antitoxin system Phd/YefM family antitoxin, with the protein MADRITASKLRENVYRILDQVLESGRPVEIERRGRTVRLVPVEPPSRLSRLKRRRFIKGDPEALVHLDWSKEWKP; encoded by the coding sequence ATGGCCGATCGGATCACGGCGTCGAAGCTGCGCGAAAACGTCTATCGCATCCTCGACCAGGTTCTCGAGTCGGGTCGCCCCGTAGAGATCGAGCGGCGGGGCCGCACGGTGCGGCTGGTGCCGGTCGAGCCGCCGAGCAGGCTCTCGCGCCTCAAGCGACGACGCTTCATCAAAGGCGACCCCGAGGCCCTGGTGCATCTCGACTGGTCGAAGGAATGGAAGCCGTGA
- a CDS encoding site-specific integrase has product MVRKGKGQRRKPFKDEWYDRQPDGTLKRRTKWFATKQEADDHEDQRRKSRPMGRPSIDPGSTVEVVAQRLKALTELRRGNTARFYASNLDAHILPHFRGWPMRDVDRGTVMDFLLTMRKAPVIRDGKTLRPRHADSTVRGILATFSKLAAVAVSSQIYPANPFARLGAELGLAAKPAARRNAVKKKAMTRPQLTRFRAAVEAMAPRLAPLFLLLARTGLRINEALALRVVDLDLDAGTLRVEREKVKDHKVPGKPDAWTIGPPKSDHGVRTVRLTPQLATILRRWLEVDRAKEKLRHGWPVTPPWLFYVERHPGTYGDDPCAGTFDDSNVRRVMRTVLRQLHEADVKAGLPVDARFPRHFTPHCFRHTFASLLLSEGQKPLQWVKEQLGHESIKLTSDTYGSWLPAVDATGNDCLDDDGAEAVSHGQGRT; this is encoded by the coding sequence ATGGTGAGGAAGGGCAAGGGCCAACGGCGGAAGCCGTTCAAGGACGAGTGGTACGACCGCCAACCGGACGGCACGTTGAAGCGCCGGACCAAGTGGTTCGCGACGAAGCAGGAAGCCGACGACCACGAGGACCAACGCAGGAAGTCTCGGCCGATGGGGCGCCCGAGCATCGACCCCGGGAGCACGGTTGAGGTCGTCGCGCAGCGGCTCAAGGCGTTGACCGAGCTGCGGCGCGGCAACACGGCGCGGTTCTACGCGAGCAACCTCGACGCGCACATCCTGCCGCACTTCCGGGGCTGGCCGATGCGCGATGTGGACCGGGGCACGGTGATGGATTTCCTCCTCACGATGCGGAAGGCGCCCGTGATCCGCGACGGCAAGACGCTGCGTCCCCGGCACGCCGACAGCACGGTGCGCGGCATCCTGGCGACCTTCTCGAAACTCGCGGCCGTCGCCGTGTCGAGCCAGATCTACCCGGCGAACCCGTTTGCGCGGCTCGGCGCGGAACTTGGGCTCGCGGCGAAGCCGGCGGCCCGCCGCAACGCCGTCAAGAAGAAGGCCATGACGCGCCCGCAGCTCACGCGCTTCCGCGCGGCCGTCGAGGCGATGGCCCCGCGGCTGGCGCCGCTGTTCCTGCTGCTCGCGCGCACGGGCCTGCGCATCAACGAAGCGCTCGCGCTGCGGGTCGTGGACCTGGACCTCGACGCCGGCACGCTGCGCGTCGAGCGCGAGAAGGTGAAGGACCACAAGGTGCCGGGGAAACCCGACGCCTGGACGATCGGCCCCCCGAAGTCGGACCACGGCGTGCGCACGGTGCGGCTGACGCCGCAGCTCGCGACGATCCTGCGGCGCTGGCTCGAGGTCGACCGCGCGAAGGAAAAGCTGCGTCACGGCTGGCCGGTGACGCCGCCGTGGCTGTTCTACGTCGAGCGCCACCCGGGCACCTACGGCGACGACCCGTGCGCGGGCACGTTCGATGACAGCAACGTCCGGCGCGTCATGCGGACGGTCCTGCGCCAGTTGCACGAGGCCGACGTGAAGGCCGGGCTGCCCGTGGACGCGCGGTTTCCGCGACACTTCACGCCGCATTGCTTCCGCCACACGTTCGCCAGCTTGTTGCTGTCGGAGGGACAGAAGCCGCTCCAGTGGGTGAAAGAGCAGCTGGGACACGAGAGCATCAAGCTCACGAGCGACACGTACGGCTCGTGGTTGCCGGCGGTCGACGCCACCGGCAACGACTGCCTCGACGACGACGGCGCGGAGGCGGTCAGTCACGGTCAGGGCAGAACGTGA
- a CDS encoding DUF1016 family protein, producing MLKHVAFARMEAGIFKTLAQSPELRAQVLDLLCAWYLPAGSRVTLSRFEGAESLGTAKTTAAILSEKALEESLVREWARTAFAELGIELAHPEKHRRPCRQVLTPVNAIDLLGYHPERKEWWVIELKHGRPGDEVVGQVSRYLQWVSEECAQRGETARGAVVARDADAKLRYAVRANPRLSLWTWDEGLNVTVVEGAAESTT from the coding sequence ATGCTGAAACACGTCGCGTTTGCACGCATGGAGGCGGGGATATTCAAGACCCTCGCACAGTCGCCCGAGCTGCGCGCCCAGGTCCTCGATCTGCTGTGCGCCTGGTACCTGCCCGCCGGTTCGCGCGTGACACTGTCGAGATTCGAGGGCGCCGAGTCGCTGGGCACGGCGAAGACGACGGCGGCGATCCTCTCGGAGAAGGCGCTCGAGGAGAGTCTGGTGCGCGAGTGGGCGCGGACGGCCTTTGCCGAGCTGGGCATCGAGTTGGCGCACCCGGAGAAGCACCGCCGTCCGTGCCGCCAGGTGCTGACGCCGGTGAACGCGATCGACCTCCTCGGCTATCACCCGGAGCGCAAGGAGTGGTGGGTGATCGAGCTGAAGCACGGCCGCCCGGGCGACGAGGTGGTGGGCCAGGTGAGCCGCTACCTCCAGTGGGTCTCGGAGGAGTGCGCGCAGCGCGGCGAGACGGCGCGCGGGGCGGTGGTCGCGCGGGATGCGGACGCGAAGCTGCGGTACGCGGTGCGGGCGAACCCGCGGCTGTCGTTGTGGACGTGGGACGAGGGGTTGAACGTGACCGTCGTCGAAGGGGCGGCGGAATCGACGACCTGA
- a CDS encoding site-specific integrase — protein sequence MKLNADMRMSAKRKSLDADQADAFLATAERVALTWYPVFLLMFRTGMRPGEALALRRDDVNLTRLRIKVEREKVRDADGTWTIGPPKSRKSLREVPASDDLAEVLAPHVGKLRLATSAAAALPWLFPNEQDPATYAKPADGTRDVYALAKAMKKVLKAAGLPVVAFGFTPKSGRHTTATLLLDAGETQARVQDLLGHDDIRLTAALYGSDRKEVADTNKLNRHRHSVTGAQG from the coding sequence ATGAAGCTGAACGCCGACATGCGCATGTCTGCCAAGCGCAAGTCCTTGGATGCGGACCAGGCGGATGCCTTCCTGGCGACCGCCGAACGCGTCGCCCTCACGTGGTACCCCGTCTTCCTGCTGATGTTCCGCACGGGGATGCGCCCGGGCGAAGCACTCGCCCTGCGGCGCGATGACGTGAACCTGACCCGCCTGCGCATCAAGGTGGAACGCGAAAAGGTGCGCGATGCCGATGGGACGTGGACCATCGGCCCGCCCAAGTCCCGCAAGAGCCTTCGTGAGGTGCCCGCGTCGGACGATTTGGCGGAAGTGCTGGCGCCCCACGTGGGCAAGCTGCGGCTGGCGACCAGCGCCGCCGCCGCATTGCCCTGGCTGTTCCCGAACGAGCAAGACCCCGCGACGTATGCGAAGCCCGCCGATGGCACCCGCGACGTCTACGCGCTGGCAAAGGCGATGAAGAAAGTCCTAAAGGCGGCGGGCCTCCCCGTCGTCGCGTTCGGCTTCACGCCGAAGTCAGGGCGGCACACGACCGCGACGCTGCTACTGGACGCGGGCGAAACGCAGGCGCGCGTCCAAGACTTGCTGGGCCACGATGACATCCGCCTGACGGCGGCGCTGTACGGGTCGGACCGCAAGGAAGTGGCCGACACCAACAAACTGAATCGCCACCGTCACAGCGTCACAGGCGCGCAGGGCTGA
- a CDS encoding PIN domain-containing protein: protein MPEPARAAIERNELLVSPMVLLELQYLYEVKRTTQPARAVLGALREEIGIRVCDAPWANVVALATGLAWTRDPFDRLIVAHAMLREAALVTKDRQIHTRYKRAIWS from the coding sequence GTGCCGGAGCCGGCGCGTGCCGCAATCGAGCGGAACGAGCTCCTCGTGTCCCCGATGGTGCTGCTCGAGCTGCAGTATCTCTACGAGGTGAAGCGCACCACGCAGCCGGCGCGCGCGGTGCTGGGCGCGTTGCGCGAGGAGATCGGCATCCGCGTCTGTGACGCGCCCTGGGCGAACGTCGTAGCGCTCGCGACCGGGCTCGCCTGGACGCGCGACCCATTCGACAGGCTCATCGTGGCCCACGCCATGCTTCGCGAGGCGGCGCTGGTGACGAAGGACCGTCAGATACACACGCGCTACAAGCGCGCGATCTGGTCATAG